One Ignavibacteria bacterium genomic window, GATCCTTGCTTCAAGATCGAGTAGCCCAGTTCGAGATCGTTATCCCATGCAAACGTGGGATTGGCATAATCAAGAGATCCAAGGAAGAGCAATCGGATCGAGACGGCATCCTGACCGCCCCCTGTCCAGTTGTTCAACTGCACCGTGCTGAATCCAAGTCCCCAATCTGTCTTCCACTTCCACGGGATGGAGTCGGCTTTCAATGCTGCCGTCTTCTGGAGTGCCTCAGCCGAGGCCTTCGCATCTACCTGCGAATGAACAGGCTGCAGAATACCTGCGAAGACTATGAAAACGAGAATCGAACGTATCAACATAGGCACCTCACATTGAGGGGTGAAAGAAGTGGGGCAAAAATACACGTCACCTCGATGCAACACCCTAACTTCGCAGACATATGCAGCACGACGAACCGATCCGCCCCCTCGCAACAAAGCCCGTTCTTCCCCTTCCCGTTCGACTTCACGCCGACGTACGATCCACCGGAAAGGGTATCTGCATAGCCATGGTGGACAGTGACTTTGTGAACCATCCCGATCTGTCGATGCCGAACCAGCGGATCGTTCGGTATTACGATGCCGTTGAAGATGAGGAGCATGATCTTCCACCATCTGTGGCAAAATCTCGGCATTGGCACGGTACAATGACGGCATGTACCGCAGCAGGAAACGGCTACCTCTCGCGCGGAGAATTCACGTCGCTCGCCCCAAATGCAACCGTTGTTCTTATCCGGACTATGAACGATTCGGGTCGTGTTACCACACCAACCATCGTCCGAGCGCTACACTACATTGAGGAGCATGCCGAAGAACTCGGCATCCGTGTTGTCAACCTTAGCGTGTATTCAGACGAGATAGACCACACACTGGATCATCCGGTCAATAAAGCCGTGGAAGAGATCTGTGCACGAGACATCGTAGTTGTTGCAGCCGCTGGGAATAATCCCTTCTCGCCGATCAGACCTCCGGCTGCCGCACCAAGTGCACTCACAGTTGGCGGACTTGACGATAAGAACACGTTAGGTCATGAGGACGAAGAACTCTATCACAGCACCTTTGGTATCACACAACTCGGTGTTCAGAAGCCGGAACTGATCGCACCGGCCATTTGGCTCCCGGCACCTATACTGCCGGGCACGACCACGCACACCCAAGCATCGGCACTCTGCGCTCTGGACATGCTCACAGATGAGATGCTCCTGGCCTGCGCACCGTCACTGATGCCCCATAGCGGTCTGCCAATGCCTCTATGGACATCTCGGGACATTCCGGCACTTCGCAATGCGATCACAGAGATGATCGACAAGGAACTCATTGCCTCGCCATTCTACAAGATGGTTGACGGCACCTCCTTTGCCGCACCAGTGATCGCCTCCATTGTGGCCCAAATGCTGGAACTTTCTCCGTCGCTCACCCCCCGCGAGGTGAAGGACATCCTTACGTCTACTGCCCGTCCGTTAGAGTCGTTTCCTACTCTCCGCCAAGGCGCCGGAGTCGTTAGCCAACGCGCAGCTTTGGCCGCCGCCAGAGAGCATGCCATGACGGTAACCCCGCTCACCGACCTCGTGTAGTTTCCCTGCCGTAACTTTGGGGATGCTTAAGATCCTCGTCCTCCTCCTCGCCGCCGCTACCGTGTCGGCTCAGATCTCAACAACCGCTGTTGATGGTCTGCGCGACAAACGCATCCGACTAGTTGCCTACACGAATTGCACGGCCATCCCGCAGCCGGGATCACGAATAGACTCAGCCGTGATCATCATTCGCGATGAACGTATCATCGCCGTTGGGAAGGGGCTAACCATTCCCACCGGTGCAGATGTGCGCGATCTTCATGGTGCATTTGTGTATGCTGGTTTCGTTGAACCGTATCTCGATGCACAAGCACTTGCTTCGGGCGCAAAGGGCGGATCATCAAAGCAGATGTTCAGTGATGAAGACGAAGGCCCAAACACTCCCCCGGCTCAAGGCGCACATTATTGGAACCAAGCGGTTCGTCCTGAACGCACAGTCACGGACGCTCTCTCGATCTCCGATGATGCGCAACGCGACTGGAATAAACTTGGTTTCGGTGCAGCAGCCGCGGCGTCGCACGACGGGATCTTCCGCGGAAGTGCTGCCGCCGTACTGCTTCGCACAGGGCCTGCCGCTAAGACCGTTATTGCTGATAACACCTACCAAGCGATGGCCTTTATGAAAGGCTCATCAAAGACGCCATATCCGTCGTCGCAGATGGGATCGATCGCGCTCATTCGTCAAGCACTCTACGATGCAGAGTGGTACGGCAAGGCCCACGCAGCAGCCGCACGTGGCACACTTGCAACACCACCGGAAGTGAACATTTCTTTGCAGGCATTACGGGCAGCACTTGATGCAAAGAAGCCGATAGTGGTTGAGACCGTTGACGAACACGATATCGCACGTTGGCAGGCGATCGCCAAGGAATTTGGGCTCACGATCATCATCAAGGGCAGCGGCGGAGAATACCGCAGGATCCAAGGACTTGCAGCAACGAAGCCCGACATCATCCTTCCACTCACGTTCCCGGAAACTCCTGATGTACGCGATCCGGTGAGTGCCCATGAAGTATCTCTCAGCGACCTGATCTCGTGGTATTGGGCTGCCGATAATGCACGATTGGTTGACAGCGTTGGGTGCCGCATCGTCTTCACAACGGATGGACTCAAGGACAAGTCTCAATTCCTTCCTCGTATTCGTCTGTGTGTTGAACGCGGACTCGATTCCGCAAAGGCACTTGCTGCCATCACAACAGAAGCTGCACGCATCGCTGGTGTTGCCGACCGTTTCGGGAAGATCGAGAAGGGATACTACGCCAATCTTGTCATCACCACGAAGCCCCTTTTCGCCGAAGAATGTGATATCCGCGCAGTAGTAGTAGCCGGCGATGAAACAACATACTCTCGTCCCACAGAGGTCGATGTGCGCGGCCATTGGACACTCACGTCCAGCGCCCTGCCTTCAACAACATCACTGCGCGTTAGTATCACGGGCACTGTTGAGCAACCGTCAATGGATGTAAAACGTGATTCGATCTCGATTCCTTCATCGCTTTCGATCAACGGCAGACGTGCAACACTTGGCCTTACGCTCGATACGATGGGCATTGTTGGGCGTACGCGCACATCGGTGGAGATCGATAGTATCCTCATTAGTGGCGACCTCCTTCTTCCTGATGGACGAGTCACCCCATTTGTGCTTCGTCGCGACTCCTTGATCAAGGCCAAGCCGGATCGTCCAAAAGCACTTACTACCAAGCGCAGATCTCTGCCGCAGATCTCTCCTCTCGGACCATTCGGTCTCTCGGCACCGCCGGCACAACGTGCAGTGGTTCTGAAGAATGCTACGGTGTGGACATGCGGTCCGCGTGGCACTCTGGATAGCACGGATGTTCTTCTCCGCAATGGCACCATCGCAGGTGTCGGTAAGGGGCTCACCGGAGACACAACCATTGACTGCACCGGGATGCATATCACACCGGGCATCATTGATGAACACTCACACATCGCTATCTCTCGCGGTGTGAACGAGGGCACGCATGCTGTAACAACAGAAGTGCGCATCGGTGACGTGGTGGACCCTGACGATGTAAACATCTACCGT contains:
- a CDS encoding S8 family serine peptidase, with translation MQHDEPIRPLATKPVLPLPVRLHADVRSTGKGICIAMVDSDFVNHPDLSMPNQRIVRYYDAVEDEEHDLPPSVAKSRHWHGTMTACTAAGNGYLSRGEFTSLAPNATVVLIRTMNDSGRVTTPTIVRALHYIEEHAEELGIRVVNLSVYSDEIDHTLDHPVNKAVEEICARDIVVVAAAGNNPFSPIRPPAAAPSALTVGGLDDKNTLGHEDEELYHSTFGITQLGVQKPELIAPAIWLPAPILPGTTTHTQASALCALDMLTDEMLLACAPSLMPHSGLPMPLWTSRDIPALRNAITEMIDKELIASPFYKMVDGTSFAAPVIASIVAQMLELSPSLTPREVKDILTSTARPLESFPTLRQGAGVVSQRAALAAAREHAMTVTPLTDLV
- a CDS encoding amidohydrolase family protein, whose amino-acid sequence is MLKILVLLLAAATVSAQISTTAVDGLRDKRIRLVAYTNCTAIPQPGSRIDSAVIIIRDERIIAVGKGLTIPTGADVRDLHGAFVYAGFVEPYLDAQALASGAKGGSSKQMFSDEDEGPNTPPAQGAHYWNQAVRPERTVTDALSISDDAQRDWNKLGFGAAAAASHDGIFRGSAAAVLLRTGPAAKTVIADNTYQAMAFMKGSSKTPYPSSQMGSIALIRQALYDAEWYGKAHAAAARGTLATPPEVNISLQALRAALDAKKPIVVETVDEHDIARWQAIAKEFGLTIIIKGSGGEYRRIQGLAATKPDIILPLTFPETPDVRDPVSAHEVSLSDLISWYWAADNARLVDSVGCRIVFTTDGLKDKSQFLPRIRLCVERGLDSAKALAAITTEAARIAGVADRFGKIEKGYYANLVITTKPLFAEECDIRAVVVAGDETTYSRPTEVDVRGHWTLTSSALPSTTSLRVSITGTVEQPSMDVKRDSISIPSSLSINGRRATLGLTLDTMGIVGRTRTSVEIDSILISGDLLLPDGRVTPFVLRRDSLIKAKPDRPKALTTKRRSLPQISPLGPFGLSAPPAQRAVVLKNATVWTCGPRGTLDSTDVLLRNGTIAGVGKGLTGDTTIDCTGMHITPGIIDEHSHIAISRGVNEGTHAVTTEVRIGDVVDPDDVNIYRQLAGGVTASHLLHGSANPMGGQLQFIKLRWGSDADGLKVQGAVPTVKFALGENVKQANWGDKFSVRYPQTRMGVEQIMRDAFRTAREYEKELAANDPSKPVRRDIQLDALVEILNSKRNIHCHSYVQSEILMLMRLAEEFGFRVHTFTHILEGYKVAKEMARHGSGASSFADWWAYKFEVYDAIPENPAILQENDVTVSINSDDAEMARRLNQEAAKSIKYGGVSAVDAMKFVTINAAKQMAIDTRTGSIEDGKDADVVVWSGDPLSNMSRVERTFVDGRMYFARDVDARLRERDAELRRFLEQEAIKAIAGGSGSKPGGSGPRREYHCDTDDDEMSGSVSGR